In Burkholderia lata, the DNA window GACGTCGGCCGCCGTGTCGCTGCCCGCGCCCTGCCCCGCATTGCGCAGCAGCTGCTTCATCAGCGCGTCGGCGACACCGATCCCGCGCGTCGACATCTGCTGCGCGAGCTGCTGGTCGAGCATCGACGTGTACATCTTCGACGTATGCGAATCGAACAGCCCGCCGTCGGGCGACGCGTCGCGCATGCTCTTGAGCATCATCTGCGTGAACATCGCGTCGAACTGGCCGGCGACCGCCTTCGCGCCGGCCTGCGGCGACTGCTTCGCCTGCGCGCGCAGGGCGTCGAAACCCTGCACGTCGAGCGCAAAGCGCTGCGTGAGGTCGTTCGCGTTCGGGAGACTGGCTGCCATTTAGATGATCTCCAGGTCGGCGCGCAGCGCGCCGGCGGCCTTCATCGCCTGCAGGATCGACATCAGGTCCGCGGGCGTTGCGCCGAGCGTGTTCAGCGCCTTCACGACGTCGGCGAGATTCGCGCCGGCCGTCACCATCTTCAACGCGCCGTTGTCCTGCTTGAGCTGGATCTGCGACTGCTGCGCCACCACCGTCTGCCCGTTCGAGAACGGCCCCGGCTGCGACACCACCGGTTGCGTGTTGACGACGACCGACAGGTTGCCGTGCGCGACCGCGCAGCTCTGCAGCGTGACCATCTGGTTCATCACGATCGAGCCGGTGCGCGCGTTCAGGATCACCTTCGCCGCGGCCTTGTCCGGGCTGACGTCGAGGTTCTGCAGCCGCGCCATGAACGCGACCTGCTGCGCCGAATCGGCCGGCGCGGTGAGCTGGATGGTGCGGCCGTCGAGCGCCGTCGCGGTGCCCGGGCCGAAGCTCGAATTGACCGCGGACACGATCCGCTGCGCGGTGCCGTAGTCCATGTCGTTCAGTTGCAGCTGCAGCACGCCGTTCATCTGTGCGATCGCGTTCGGCACGCCGCGCTCGACGATCGCGCCGCCGACGATCCGGCCGGCCGCGAGCTGGTTCACCTGCACGCGGCTGCCGTTCGCGCTGGCGCCCGCGCCGCCGACCGCCATGTTGCCCTGCGCGAGCGCGTAGACCTGGCCGTCCGCGCCTTTCAGCGGCGTCAGCAGCAGCGTGCCGCCGCGCAGGCTCTTCGCGTTGCCGAGCGACGACACGGTGACGTCGAGCGCCTCGCCCGGCCGCGCGAACGGCGGCAGCGTGCCGGTCACCATCACGGCCGCGACGTTCTTCAGCTGCATGTTGCTCAGCTGCGACGCGCCGCCGTTGGCGGAACCGTTGTTGATCGAGATGCCGAGGTTCGCGAGCATGTTCGCGAGCGTCTGCGTCGTGAACGGCGTCTGCATCGTCTGGTCGCCCGTGCCGTCGAGGCCGACGACGAGGCCATAGCCGATCAGCGGGTTGTCGCGCACGCCCTGGATCTGCGCGAGATCCTTCAGGCGTTCCGCGTGCGCGGGCGTCGCGCCGAACACGCAGGCCAGGGCCATGAACGCGACGGCGAGCCGCGCGGCGGCATGCGCGCGGGCCGACAGGCGGTCGAGAAGCGTCTTCTGCATCGTCATCACCACGGCGCGATGTTGAGGAAGAAGCGCTGCAGCCAGCCCATCGTCTCGGCTTCGTTGATGTAGCCCTTCGCAGAATATTCGATCTTCGCGTCGGCCACCTGCGTCGAGTAGACGGAGTTCGCGCCCGAGATCGTGTTCGGGTTGACGACACCCGAGAAGCGCACGAATTCGTTGCCCTGGTTGATCAGCATCTGCTTCTCGCCGCTGACCACGAGGTTGCCGTTCGGCAGCACGTTGGTGACGGTCACCGTGATCGTGCCGTTGAACGTGTTCGCCGCGCTCGCGCCGCCGGTCGCCGCGAACTTGTTGTTGCCGGTCGCCGACAGGTTCGCCTTCGCGAACAGTCCGCCGAGGAAGCCGGCCGTCGGCACGTTGAAGTCGGTGTTGCCTTGCCGGTTCGTGTTCGCGCCCGACGACTTGGTCGCGTTGATGTTCTCCGCGATCATGATCGTCAGGATGTCGCCGACGTTGCGTGGACGCTGATCCTCGAAGAGCGGCCGCCCCGCATAACCGGGGTTGTAGATCGAGCCGGGCGCCTGCATCGACATCGGCGTCGGCGGCTGCGCCGTCATCGGCTGCTGGATGATCGGATCGCGCGGAATCTGCGCGCAACCGGCGGCGAACGCCGCCACCGCGACCGCGCATGCGGCGCGGACGGTGGCTGACGGGAGGAGGCGAACCTGCTTCATGGCGACGACGGATGTTCCGGTTAGCTCTTCATCTGCGTGACGGTCTGCAGCATCTGGTCGGACGTCGTCACGGCCT includes these proteins:
- a CDS encoding flagellar basal body P-ring protein FlgI; translation: MQKTLLDRLSARAHAAARLAVAFMALACVFGATPAHAERLKDLAQIQGVRDNPLIGYGLVVGLDGTGDQTMQTPFTTQTLANMLANLGISINNGSANGGASQLSNMQLKNVAAVMVTGTLPPFARPGEALDVTVSSLGNAKSLRGGTLLLTPLKGADGQVYALAQGNMAVGGAGASANGSRVQVNQLAAGRIVGGAIVERGVPNAIAQMNGVLQLQLNDMDYGTAQRIVSAVNSSFGPGTATALDGRTIQLTAPADSAQQVAFMARLQNLDVSPDKAAAKVILNARTGSIVMNQMVTLQSCAVAHGNLSVVVNTQPVVSQPGPFSNGQTVVAQQSQIQLKQDNGALKMVTAGANLADVVKALNTLGATPADLMSILQAMKAAGALRADLEII
- the flgH gene encoding flagellar basal body L-ring protein FlgH, giving the protein MKQVRLLPSATVRAACAVAVAAFAAGCAQIPRDPIIQQPMTAQPPTPMSMQAPGSIYNPGYAGRPLFEDQRPRNVGDILTIMIAENINATKSSGANTNRQGNTDFNVPTAGFLGGLFAKANLSATGNNKFAATGGASAANTFNGTITVTVTNVLPNGNLVVSGEKQMLINQGNEFVRFSGVVNPNTISGANSVYSTQVADAKIEYSAKGYINEAETMGWLQRFFLNIAPW